The following coding sequences lie in one Vibrio sp. ED004 genomic window:
- a CDS encoding choline ABC transporter substrate-binding protein produces the protein MTTLNIQNVATKTLTTLAISSFAFAANASVEPQQCENVRFADVGWTDITATTAVTSELLKGLGYKTKTDLLSVPVTYSSMANGDIDVFLGNWMPTMEGDIAKYREAGTVETVRANLEGAKYTLAVPKYVYDAGVKSFADLAKHADKFKDRIYGIEPGNDGNRLIQLMIDSDAFGLKDFSLVESSEAGMVSQVSRAARRSQWIVYLGWAPHPMNSNVEMEYLSGGDDFFGPNYGGANVYTNVRSNYLSECSNVGQLLQNLEFTLEMENQLMEEILNQNVKPEKAAQQWLNSNPQQVEAWLDNVKTHKGESATQAVTEYLKQVKA, from the coding sequence ATGACGACTCTAAATATTCAGAACGTGGCGACAAAAACGTTAACAACACTCGCTATCAGCTCATTTGCATTTGCGGCTAACGCTTCTGTTGAGCCACAGCAATGTGAAAACGTGCGCTTTGCTGATGTCGGTTGGACAGACATCACTGCAACGACTGCCGTTACTTCTGAGCTACTGAAAGGTCTTGGTTACAAAACCAAAACAGACCTGCTTTCAGTACCCGTAACTTACTCTTCTATGGCCAATGGCGACATTGATGTATTCCTAGGTAACTGGATGCCAACCATGGAAGGCGATATTGCTAAATATCGTGAAGCGGGCACCGTTGAAACCGTTCGAGCCAACCTTGAAGGTGCGAAATACACGCTCGCTGTACCTAAGTACGTGTACGACGCAGGTGTTAAAAGCTTCGCAGACCTAGCAAAACATGCCGACAAATTTAAAGACCGCATCTACGGCATTGAGCCTGGTAACGATGGTAACCGCCTAATCCAATTGATGATCGACTCTGACGCATTCGGTCTAAAAGACTTCAGCCTAGTTGAATCAAGCGAAGCAGGCATGGTGTCGCAAGTATCACGCGCAGCGCGTCGTAGCCAATGGATTGTTTACCTTGGCTGGGCACCACACCCAATGAACAGCAACGTTGAGATGGAATACCTCTCTGGTGGTGACGACTTCTTCGGTCCGAACTACGGTGGCGCAAATGTTTACACCAATGTTCGTTCAAACTACCTGTCTGAGTGTTCAAACGTCGGTCAGCTTCTACAGAACCTAGAGTTCACTCTAGAGATGGAAAACCAGCTGATGGAAGAGATTCTGAACCAGAATGTGAAGCCTGAAAAAGCGGCGCAACAATGGTTGAACAGCAATCCACAACAAGTGGAAGCTTGGTTAGACAACGTAAAAACGCATAAAGGTGAATCAGCGACTCAAGCCGTTACTGAATACCTAAAACAAGTTAAAGCTTAG